The Armatimonadota bacterium genome includes a window with the following:
- the ispE gene encoding 4-(cytidine 5'-diphospho)-2-C-methyl-D-erythritol kinase, translating into MTNAVTLQCPAKVNFTLDVLSRRQDGYHGVETLLQSISLADRLTIEPAAAGIRMECSGPASAGVPVDGRNLAWKAVLGAWRAARGDSAMPGLMLRLEKHVPPEAGLGGGSSDAAGALTAANHLMRLELDNRTLTGLAAELGSDVPFFLHGGFAAASGRGERIQELPDLPTLWLVVVKPPVHSSTATAYRALDAVPQRKSHRATQVMQAAAANKDWNRLISGMCNDFEPAVFNDLPAAAAARDDLVMAGAITAHLCGSGSAVYGVAASEADAAAISASVRRRYSLVYTARTLSRSEASFHPGEESGWVS; encoded by the coding sequence GTGACGAACGCCGTAACGCTTCAGTGCCCTGCCAAGGTGAACTTTACGCTCGACGTCCTCAGCCGGCGCCAGGATGGATACCACGGAGTTGAGACGCTCCTGCAGTCGATATCGCTCGCCGACAGGCTGACCATCGAGCCGGCCGCAGCTGGAATACGAATGGAGTGCTCCGGCCCCGCAAGCGCGGGCGTGCCGGTCGATGGCCGCAACCTGGCATGGAAGGCGGTGCTGGGCGCGTGGCGCGCGGCGCGAGGCGACTCGGCGATGCCCGGCCTGATGCTGCGTCTGGAGAAACACGTGCCGCCGGAAGCTGGGCTTGGCGGTGGCAGCAGCGATGCCGCCGGCGCCCTGACCGCAGCCAACCACCTGATGCGCCTGGAGCTGGACAACAGAACACTGACCGGGCTGGCGGCGGAGCTTGGATCGGACGTACCGTTTTTTCTCCACGGCGGCTTTGCAGCTGCTTCGGGACGTGGAGAGCGCATTCAGGAGCTGCCCGATCTGCCGACCTTGTGGCTGGTCGTTGTAAAACCGCCCGTCCACAGCAGCACGGCCACGGCCTACCGGGCGCTGGATGCTGTGCCGCAGCGCAAGAGCCATCGTGCAACACAGGTTATGCAGGCGGCGGCGGCAAACAAGGACTGGAATCGGTTGATATCGGGAATGTGCAACGACTTTGAACCTGCCGTCTTCAACGACCTGCCCGCGGCGGCGGCAGCACGCGACGACCTCGTGATGGCCGGTGCGATCACCGCTCACCTCTGCGGCAGCGGCTCGGCCGTATACGGCGTTGCCGCGTCGGAAGCCGACGCTGCGGCAATATCCGCAAGCGTGCGCCGTAGGTATTCGCTGGTCTACACCGCACGAACTCTCTCGCGCAGCGAAGCGAGCTTTCACCCTGGTGAGGAGAGTGGATGGGTGAGCTGA
- a CDS encoding nucleotidyltransferase family protein yields the protein MGELKASSEGIPVVVLAGGKSRPELAAATGAESRANVKLGGIALLDRVLAALSAARSGGAPLGAVIVVTSAANPPDCTLVADAGGFVENLFAGLSAAGAAESCLISTCDIPFVTAGAITHLTENAGRLLIEGEADLVWPIVPVATCYEKYPGVKRTAIKVREGQFTGGNMMLARPAALLAKRSRIAQVYGARKSPLRLAMMLGPSAVARLAVSQTAAPGALPLAWLERRASAIIGARARALISPYAELATDLDRASDFEAAEAFIRRDSGEAGAE from the coding sequence ATGGGTGAGCTGAAGGCAAGCAGCGAAGGAATCCCGGTTGTGGTGCTCGCGGGCGGCAAGTCCAGGCCGGAACTGGCTGCCGCTACCGGCGCGGAGTCGCGGGCAAATGTGAAGCTGGGCGGCATCGCCCTGCTGGACCGCGTTCTTGCGGCGCTGAGCGCGGCGCGCTCCGGCGGCGCTCCGCTTGGCGCCGTCATTGTGGTCACGAGCGCGGCAAATCCTCCGGACTGCACTCTGGTTGCCGACGCCGGTGGCTTCGTGGAGAATCTGTTTGCCGGCCTATCGGCCGCCGGAGCCGCGGAGAGCTGTCTGATCTCCACATGCGATATACCGTTCGTCACCGCCGGCGCTATCACCCACCTGACGGAAAACGCAGGGCGGCTGCTGATAGAGGGCGAGGCAGACCTGGTCTGGCCGATCGTACCGGTAGCGACCTGTTACGAGAAGTACCCGGGCGTAAAGCGCACTGCCATCAAGGTACGCGAAGGGCAGTTTACCGGCGGCAACATGATGTTGGCCCGTCCCGCAGCATTGCTGGCCAAGCGCAGCCGGATTGCCCAGGTTTACGGTGCACGCAAGAGCCCGCTTCGCCTTGCCATGATGCTGGGTCCCTCGGCGGTGGCTCGGCTTGCGGTTTCGCAGACGGCGGCGCCCGGCGCGCTCCCACTGGCATGGCTGGAGCGCCGCGCATCTGCGATCATCGGAGCGCGAGCTCGAGCCCTGATTTCGCCGTACGCGGAGTTGGCCACCGACCTGGACCGTGCAAGTGATTTTGAGGCGGCTGAGGCGTTTATACGGCGAGACTCCGGAGAGGCGGGAGCTGAATGA
- a CDS encoding serine hydrolase, giving the protein MMTDGRDDAWLDAAIEREEARCGGEISLEARSLTGTFAASRHAARQVTSASVVKLPILLAAALLVERGSVGWTDQLELRDDGKVPGSGVLTQLTPGLTLSLRDACCLMTTVSDNTATNLVIDHVGLDRINQEIERFGLAGTRVFRKVFHDDDPAKPNPFGFGVVTARDMALLLSQLHTGQGMSPGSRTEMLKMLEQQYYRDGIPRLLPDGWSYAGKTGAVDDVRNDVGLVTSPAGGCMALAIFVQKLPKVLWTADNPGLLAIANLAREICGRCSEAGADG; this is encoded by the coding sequence ATGATGACCGACGGCCGTGATGACGCCTGGTTGGATGCCGCGATTGAGCGCGAGGAAGCGCGCTGCGGTGGCGAGATATCGCTGGAGGCGCGCAGCCTGACCGGCACGTTCGCCGCAAGCCGCCATGCAGCCCGTCAAGTGACTTCTGCAAGCGTGGTGAAGTTGCCAATCCTTCTGGCGGCGGCGCTGCTGGTGGAGCGAGGCTCGGTTGGCTGGACCGACCAACTGGAGCTCCGCGATGATGGCAAGGTGCCCGGCTCCGGTGTGCTGACACAACTCACACCCGGCTTGACGCTCTCGTTGAGAGATGCCTGCTGCCTGATGACCACCGTTTCGGACAACACAGCCACCAATCTGGTGATCGATCACGTTGGTCTAGATCGAATCAACCAGGAGATCGAACGGTTTGGCCTTGCTGGGACCCGGGTCTTTCGAAAGGTGTTCCACGATGACGACCCTGCGAAGCCCAATCCGTTCGGTTTCGGCGTGGTTACCGCGCGCGACATGGCGCTTCTACTTTCGCAGCTTCATACCGGCCAGGGAATGTCGCCCGGGTCGCGCACCGAAATGTTGAAGATGCTTGAGCAGCAGTACTACCGTGACGGCATTCCACGGCTGCTTCCGGATGGCTGGAGTTACGCCGGCAAGACCGGCGCCGTGGACGACGTTCGAAACGATGTGGGCCTGGTGACTTCGCCAGCCGGCGGCTGCATGGCGCTTGCCATATTCGTGCAGAAGCTGCCAAAAGTGCTCTGGACTGCCGACAACCCCGGCCTGCTTGCAATTGCCAACCTCGCCCGCGAGATATGTGGTCGCTGCTCCGAGGCGGGCGCCGATGGCTGA